Proteins encoded together in one Chitinophaga varians window:
- a CDS encoding toxin-antitoxin system YwqK family antitoxin has product MRKIIVGTFIGLMVATAGYAQGQAGQPPKQARNQKDAQQRKQGYWIEQVEELRGEPGYIWEGNYKNGRKEGVWKKTSLGGNIIAEETYKNNVLDGYCKYFYPNGKRAEEGVYMATEIEGQKDTVMVVDPVSQQETPVVIVRQGNSVRNGVWKLYDEDTGKMAKAYYKRGELVTPEDMGEDSTTVATPPAAPAPATLPHQAAEKRKKRN; this is encoded by the coding sequence ATGCGAAAAATAATAGTGGGGACATTCATCGGGCTAATGGTGGCAACCGCAGGGTATGCTCAGGGGCAGGCCGGACAGCCACCTAAGCAGGCGAGGAACCAGAAAGATGCCCAGCAGCGCAAGCAGGGCTATTGGATAGAACAAGTGGAAGAGCTGCGTGGCGAACCAGGGTATATCTGGGAGGGGAATTATAAAAATGGCCGGAAAGAAGGCGTCTGGAAGAAAACGTCCCTTGGCGGGAATATCATTGCCGAAGAAACCTATAAGAACAATGTGCTGGACGGTTATTGCAAATACTTTTATCCTAACGGCAAGCGGGCCGAAGAAGGTGTTTATATGGCCACAGAAATAGAGGGGCAAAAAGATACCGTGATGGTGGTAGACCCTGTAAGTCAGCAGGAAACGCCGGTGGTGATTGTACGACAGGGTAATTCCGTGCGTAACGGCGTATGGAAGCTGTACGATGAAGATACCGGTAAAATGGCGAAGGCTTATTACAAAAGGGGAGAGCTTGTAACGCCGGAGGATATGGGGGAAGACAGCACCACTGTCGCAACGCCCCCTGCGGCACCTGCTCCTGCGACTTTGCCCCACCAGGCAGCGGAGAAGCGGAAAAAGCGGAATTAA
- a CDS encoding DUF4382 domain-containing protein, with protein sequence MKSTLLKRGLLVLSIPVLAAILLYSCKKDQSSSTEPIPQNQQKVSLFLSDDPGLFDKVMLDIRKVEVLVDTCGKADDDSWNDSDRCWWDEDHDHDRQGRDSCQVWDSLNIHPGVYDLLTLRNGADTLLAGGLIKKGVMKQIRITIGSNNSLVKNSVTYPVTSVSGQSKIIVRIRHNEWDEVSTDNLQLWLDFDIQRSIIRTWNGKFILRPYINVFTILKMGSLSGRVTPWDAYPVISVYNSNKDTLYALPWRSGEFKVRGLKTGTWNVYVNTSNGYKDTTINNVTIERGKDTKLGDITLHK encoded by the coding sequence ATGAAAAGTACTCTCCTTAAACGGGGCTTGCTGGTATTGTCGATTCCAGTGCTGGCCGCCATCCTGTTGTACTCCTGTAAAAAAGACCAGTCTTCATCCACGGAGCCGATTCCCCAAAATCAGCAGAAGGTTAGTTTGTTTCTTTCAGATGATCCGGGCTTGTTCGACAAAGTAATGCTGGACATCCGTAAGGTAGAGGTATTGGTAGATACCTGCGGCAAGGCCGATGACGATAGCTGGAACGATAGCGACCGTTGCTGGTGGGACGAAGACCATGACCACGACCGTCAGGGCCGCGATTCCTGTCAGGTATGGGATTCCCTGAACATTCATCCGGGCGTGTATGACCTGCTGACGCTCCGCAATGGCGCTGATACTTTGCTGGCGGGCGGCCTGATAAAGAAAGGCGTGATGAAACAGATCCGTATTACGATTGGATCTAACAATTCCCTTGTGAAGAACAGTGTGACTTACCCGGTTACTTCCGTGTCCGGCCAGTCAAAAATTATTGTAAGGATCAGGCATAACGAATGGGACGAAGTGTCTACCGACAATCTGCAGCTGTGGCTGGATTTCGATATACAGCGTTCCATTATCCGTACCTGGAACGGTAAATTCATCCTGCGTCCGTACATCAACGTATTCACTATCCTGAAAATGGGCAGCCTCTCCGGCCGCGTTACGCCCTGGGATGCCTACCCTGTGATCTCCGTTTACAACAGCAACAAAGACACATTGTATGCTTTGCCCTGGAGAAGCGGTGAATTCAAAGTGCGCGGTTTGAAAACCGGTACCTGGAACGTGTATGTGAACACGTCCAACGGGTATAAAGACACTACCATTAACAATGTGACCATTGAGCGGGGTAAGGATACCAAGCTGGGAGATATTACATTACATAAATAG
- the glgB gene encoding 1,4-alpha-glucan branching protein GlgB, which produces MTGVINRPLQSVEPFSLFSSGDIALFQAGSHYRLYEKFGAHTLEYEGVAGTYFAVWAPDAAFVAVMGDFNNWDHYSHTLLPRWDSSGIWEGFIPGVEAGNLYKYFIRSNSGEELFKGDPYATRWEVRPKTASVVHPLDHTWHDKKWMQGRKKHNHLNSPFAVYEVHLGSWRKPDPNNEESFYSYGEIAAMLVPYVKEMGFTHVELMPVMEHPFDGSWGYQLTGYYAATSRYGTPQDFMEMVEAFHQAGIGVILDWVPSHFPHDAHGLYRFDGSHVYEYADMRKGYHPDWNSYIFNYSRNEVRSFLLSNAVYWLDKFHIDGLRVDAVASMIHLDYSRQRGAWEPNELGGNENLEAISFLKKLNETIYALFPDVQTIAEDSTNHYGVSRPTFVGGLGFGMKWMMGWMNDTLDYFKKDPIHRKWYQNDLTFSLVYAFSENYMLPLSHDEVVHGKSPLLYKMPGDDWQKCANLRLLYGYMYTHPGTKLLFMGGEFGQTSEWNYKRELDWHLLKHATHKGIQDFVKDINRLYRESTALYELQFEGDGFEWMIVNDYDNCVLAYMRKGKAAGDVMLVVLNMTPVPREQYPVGIPLGGLWEEVLNSDHPRYYGSGVINTGQLQAAKQFYNGREYTLSLRVPPLGVTILKPVTA; this is translated from the coding sequence ATGACCGGAGTTATCAATCGCCCTTTGCAGTCAGTAGAACCATTTTCACTTTTTTCATCCGGAGATATCGCCCTGTTTCAGGCAGGGTCACATTACCGGCTATACGAAAAATTCGGTGCGCATACGCTCGAGTACGAAGGCGTAGCAGGCACCTATTTTGCCGTATGGGCTCCGGACGCCGCCTTTGTGGCCGTCATGGGTGATTTTAACAACTGGGACCATTACAGTCACACCCTTTTGCCCCGCTGGGACAGTTCCGGCATCTGGGAAGGTTTTATTCCCGGCGTGGAAGCCGGTAATCTGTACAAATACTTTATCCGCTCCAACAGCGGTGAAGAGCTTTTTAAAGGCGATCCTTATGCCACCCGGTGGGAGGTACGGCCTAAAACAGCTTCCGTTGTGCATCCGCTGGACCATACCTGGCATGACAAAAAATGGATGCAGGGCAGAAAGAAACACAACCATCTGAACAGCCCTTTTGCGGTATATGAAGTGCATTTAGGGTCCTGGCGAAAGCCCGACCCCAACAACGAAGAGAGTTTTTACTCCTACGGCGAAATTGCCGCTATGCTGGTGCCTTATGTAAAGGAGATGGGCTTCACCCATGTGGAGCTGATGCCGGTGATGGAACATCCGTTTGACGGTTCATGGGGGTATCAGTTGACCGGTTACTATGCCGCTACTTCCCGCTATGGTACACCACAGGATTTTATGGAGATGGTGGAAGCTTTTCACCAGGCAGGCATCGGGGTGATCCTCGACTGGGTGCCTTCCCATTTTCCGCATGATGCGCATGGCTTGTACCGGTTTGACGGTTCCCATGTGTATGAATATGCAGATATGCGCAAAGGGTACCATCCTGACTGGAACAGCTATATCTTTAATTATTCCCGCAACGAAGTGCGGTCGTTTCTGCTCAGCAATGCTGTTTACTGGCTGGACAAATTTCATATTGACGGCCTGCGGGTAGATGCAGTGGCCTCTATGATCCATCTCGACTATTCCCGGCAACGGGGCGCCTGGGAGCCGAACGAGCTGGGTGGCAATGAAAACCTGGAAGCGATCAGTTTTCTGAAAAAGCTGAATGAGACCATCTATGCCCTGTTCCCCGATGTACAAACCATTGCAGAAGATTCCACCAATCATTATGGTGTGTCAAGGCCCACTTTCGTAGGCGGACTGGGTTTTGGTATGAAGTGGATGATGGGTTGGATGAATGATACGCTGGATTATTTCAAAAAAGACCCCATTCACCGGAAATGGTACCAGAACGATCTCACATTTAGCCTGGTGTATGCCTTTAGTGAGAACTATATGCTGCCGCTGAGCCATGATGAAGTGGTACATGGCAAATCGCCGTTGCTGTATAAAATGCCGGGTGACGACTGGCAGAAATGCGCCAACCTGCGTTTACTGTATGGTTATATGTATACGCATCCCGGCACCAAGTTATTGTTTATGGGCGGGGAGTTCGGACAAACTTCCGAGTGGAACTACAAACGTGAGCTGGACTGGCATCTGTTGAAACATGCCACCCATAAGGGCATACAGGACTTTGTAAAAGACATCAACCGGTTGTACCGGGAATCCACCGCTTTGTATGAACTGCAGTTTGAAGGCGATGGTTTTGAATGGATGATCGTCAATGACTATGACAATTGTGTGCTTGCTTATATGCGCAAAGGCAAAGCGGCCGGCGATGTGATGCTGGTTGTGCTGAATATGACGCCGGTGCCCCGCGAACAGTATCCGGTGGGCATTCCGCTGGGAGGCTTGTGGGAAGAGGTATTAAACAGTGATCATCCCCGGTATTATGGAAGCGGGGTGATAAATACCGGTCAGTTGCAGGCCGCGAAACAATTTTATAATGGCCGTGAATATACCCTGTCCCTGCGTGTTCCGCCACTGGGCGTAACCATATTGAAACCCGTTACTGCATAA
- a CDS encoding DEAD/DEAH box helicase, translating into MTTFESLGLQEPILKGITDLGFVSPTPIQEQAIPVLLTGDRDFVGLAQTGTGKTAAFGLPLLQQLDLKINKPQGLILCPTRELCLQITNDLKNFSKYLGEVNIVAVYGGSSIVQQLRELKRGVHIVVATPGRLLDIIDRGAVNFDNVRYAVLDEADEMLNMGFQEDINSILSNTPESKTTWLFSATMPQEVRRIAKKYMEDPFELTVGTKNSGNANIEHEYYVVRPRDKYAALKRIVDYNPDIFGIIFTRTKIESQEIAESLIKDGYNADALHGDLTQQQRDKVMKRFREKALQVLVATDVAARGIDVDNVTHVINYDLPDDVENYTHRSGRTGRAGKSGVSIAIISGRDTGKIRQIERVIGKKFVKAEVPDGFAVCEKQLFGLVHKVHNVTVNEEQIEPYLERIYEEFSTMTKEELIKRFASLEFNQFLEYYQDAPDLNTKEDRRVGDEGRDRRGSGKYTRLFINLGSVDDFNRGDMLRYLCDNTGVRGNKIGRIDLKGVYSFFEVENDELEKVTQSFKKVEYNGRAVRIEMSQDGDKRGGGGGRFNGNNRGEGGPRKKTWTSGGPRSGEKREFSGGGKPPFKRKY; encoded by the coding sequence ATGACAACATTTGAATCACTGGGCTTACAAGAGCCTATTTTGAAGGGAATTACGGACCTGGGTTTCGTTTCCCCAACACCGATCCAGGAACAGGCTATTCCCGTTCTTTTAACCGGAGACCGCGACTTTGTGGGATTAGCCCAGACGGGCACCGGTAAGACCGCTGCCTTTGGCTTACCATTGTTGCAGCAACTGGACCTGAAAATCAACAAACCACAGGGACTGATCCTGTGCCCCACACGTGAACTGTGCCTGCAGATCACCAACGACCTCAAAAACTTCAGCAAATATCTCGGTGAAGTAAACATTGTGGCGGTATATGGCGGTTCCAGCATCGTGCAACAGCTGCGCGAACTGAAAAGAGGCGTACACATTGTGGTTGCCACTCCCGGCCGTCTGCTCGATATCATCGACCGTGGCGCCGTTAACTTCGACAACGTACGTTATGCCGTACTGGACGAAGCCGACGAAATGCTGAACATGGGATTCCAGGAAGACATCAACAGCATCCTGTCCAACACCCCGGAATCCAAAACGACCTGGCTGTTTTCCGCTACGATGCCACAGGAAGTGCGCCGTATCGCGAAAAAGTACATGGAAGATCCGTTTGAGCTGACCGTAGGTACTAAAAACAGCGGTAACGCCAACATCGAACACGAATACTATGTGGTGCGTCCACGTGATAAATATGCTGCCCTGAAACGTATTGTGGATTATAATCCTGATATCTTCGGTATCATCTTCACCCGTACCAAAATTGAATCCCAGGAGATCGCTGAATCCCTGATCAAGGACGGTTACAATGCCGACGCCCTGCATGGCGACCTGACCCAGCAGCAGCGCGACAAGGTGATGAAACGCTTCCGCGAAAAAGCCTTGCAGGTACTGGTAGCTACCGATGTGGCTGCCCGTGGTATCGACGTTGACAACGTAACGCACGTGATCAACTACGACCTGCCGGATGACGTGGAAAACTACACGCACCGTAGCGGCCGTACCGGCCGTGCCGGTAAATCCGGTGTATCCATTGCCATTATCAGCGGCCGTGATACCGGAAAAATCCGCCAGATCGAAAGAGTGATCGGCAAAAAGTTTGTAAAAGCTGAAGTGCCCGATGGCTTTGCTGTTTGCGAAAAACAACTGTTTGGCCTCGTACATAAAGTACACAACGTAACTGTCAACGAAGAACAGATCGAACCATACCTGGAACGTATATACGAAGAATTTTCTACGATGACCAAGGAAGAGCTGATCAAACGCTTTGCTTCCCTGGAATTCAACCAGTTCCTCGAATACTACCAGGATGCTCCGGACCTGAACACGAAAGAAGACAGACGCGTCGGTGATGAAGGCCGTGACCGCCGTGGTTCCGGTAAATACACCCGTCTGTTCATCAACCTCGGTTCCGTAGACGATTTCAACCGCGGCGACATGCTCCGTTACCTGTGTGACAACACCGGCGTTCGTGGCAACAAAATCGGCCGTATTGATCTGAAAGGTGTTTACTCTTTCTTTGAAGTGGAAAATGATGAGCTGGAAAAAGTGACCCAGAGCTTCAAAAAAGTGGAATACAACGGTCGTGCCGTGCGGATTGAAATGTCCCAGGACGGTGATAAACGTGGTGGCGGCGGTGGCCGTTTCAACGGTAACAACCGTGGCGAAGGCGGTCCGCGTAAAAAAACATGGACCTCCGGTGGTCCGCGTTCCGGCGAAAAACGTGAGTTTTCCGGCGGTGGCAAACCTCCCTTTAAACGTAAATACTAA
- the rimO gene encoding 30S ribosomal protein S12 methylthiotransferase RimO: MKTKTLKKDKVNIITLGCSKNMVDSEVLSGQLLANEIDVVHESTKRDHNIVVVNTCGFIDKAKEESINTILEQVELKQRGKLDKVYVTGCLSERYRGDLESEIGGVDAWFGTMELPMLLKKFDADYKSELIGERLLSTPSHYAYLKIAEGCNRTCSFCAIPLMRGGHVSRPIEELVKEAEKLVRSGVKEIMLIAQELTYYGLDLYKQRRLADLMRALAQVEGLEWIRLHYAYPTKFPMEVLDVMNEFPNICNYLDMPLQHASNAMLKAMKRQITREEIEELVHQIRAKVPGICLRTTLIAGFPGETEDDVEELKGFLERMRFDRVGVFTYSHEEGTSAYELEDNIPAEEKERRAQEIMEVQQEISLEKNQERVGKVLKVIVDKKEAGRYLARTEFDSVEVDNEVIISTTKRLKPGEFVNVRITKAFDYDLEGELV, encoded by the coding sequence TTGAAGACGAAAACTTTAAAGAAAGACAAGGTTAACATTATTACGCTTGGTTGTTCGAAGAACATGGTTGACTCAGAAGTGCTGAGCGGGCAACTGCTGGCCAATGAGATCGATGTAGTACATGAAAGCACCAAACGGGACCACAACATCGTGGTCGTGAACACCTGTGGGTTTATCGACAAAGCAAAAGAAGAATCCATCAATACCATCCTGGAACAGGTAGAACTGAAGCAACGCGGAAAGCTGGACAAAGTATATGTGACCGGCTGTCTGAGCGAGCGCTATCGCGGTGACCTGGAATCCGAGATTGGCGGTGTAGATGCCTGGTTTGGTACCATGGAACTGCCCATGCTCCTGAAAAAATTTGATGCTGACTACAAATCCGAACTGATCGGCGAACGTTTACTGAGTACACCTTCCCACTATGCTTATCTGAAGATTGCGGAAGGTTGTAACCGTACCTGTTCCTTTTGTGCCATTCCCCTGATGCGCGGCGGCCACGTGTCCCGCCCTATCGAGGAACTGGTGAAAGAGGCGGAAAAGCTGGTCCGTTCTGGTGTAAAGGAAATCATGCTGATCGCGCAGGAACTTACCTATTATGGCCTGGACCTGTACAAGCAGCGCCGCCTCGCCGACCTGATGCGCGCACTGGCGCAGGTGGAAGGCCTGGAATGGATACGCCTGCACTACGCTTATCCTACCAAGTTCCCGATGGAAGTGCTCGACGTAATGAACGAGTTCCCTAACATCTGCAACTATCTCGATATGCCGCTGCAGCATGCTTCCAATGCCATGCTCAAAGCGATGAAACGCCAGATTACCCGCGAAGAAATCGAGGAACTGGTCCACCAGATCCGCGCCAAAGTACCCGGTATCTGTCTCCGTACCACCCTGATCGCCGGTTTCCCCGGTGAAACAGAAGACGATGTGGAAGAACTGAAAGGCTTCCTGGAAAGAATGCGTTTCGACAGAGTAGGCGTATTCACCTACAGCCATGAGGAAGGGACCAGCGCTTACGAGCTGGAAGACAACATCCCTGCCGAAGAGAAAGAGAGAAGAGCGCAGGAGATCATGGAAGTACAACAGGAAATCTCCCTGGAGAAAAACCAGGAAAGGGTAGGTAAAGTACTGAAAGTCATCGTAGACAAAAAAGAGGCCGGCAGATACCTGGCCCGCACCGAGTTCGACTCCGTGGAAGTAGACAATGAGGTGATCATCAGTACCACCAAACGCCTGAAACCCGGCGAATTTGTGAACGTACGTATCACCAAGGCGTTTGACTACGACCTCGAAGGTGAACTGGTATAG